The window GGAAAAGTTCAGGTATAGTCCCTCTGTCAGTTTTCTTCTGTTTGATTTCTAGTGAATACGACCCAGAAGTTCCTCTGTACAGGGGTGACACTGCGCAAAGGACTGAAGGGGAGAGCAGTACTTGGAGAATGCTATACACCATCATACACACTAATCTCTCAGTCAGTTTGTTGGTTGTTGTTATGCACATGTTTGAAAAAAAAGGAAAGAATTTTACAGGATCAATTACACCAGAGATAAGATAAACATAACAAAATACGAAGGAATGGATATTTTAGGCCAGACGGAAAGGTACAATATCGTGTAGGTTTTCTAAGTGCGAGAGACGTCATGGGTCCCAGATATCAGTCCGATCCAAGAGGAGATTCACCTGCATGCCACTTCAATCTGCCGTTCAGATACAATGTCCATACGGTCCACCACTTCTCTTCATCCTCCTTTTCAAGTCCGTCTTTCTCACAACTTCCGCTCGTTCCTTCTCTCCTTACAAACCTGCCGCCCTACCGTGTTAGGAGTGTATCATGTGAGACAGGCTAGTATAGAGAAACCCGATGTGTATTTGTAGGTGTTTGAGTAATTAAGTGTGATTTGATCTTCCTGTACGTGTAGGATGATATCTTTTATAGGTACATATCAGAATGTCCAGGGTTGTCAGGGTTACTTGTGGCTCCGCTGAAGGGTGGAATCATCAAACAAAGGATTCTTCACCTCCATTTCCCCggtctaaagagagagagagagttaatgacAACCTGCCATGAGATGAGGAAGAATGTGTAGTTTATAAAACTATGATTAGTAGTATTGAGTCCATTTATTTCCCCCCTCCCCTGGTTAAAATTGTTACTTGATAATTCTGTTCTGATTTACATAACCTGTTCATTTTCTATTGTTAATTGCTCTATTTTCTAATTTAACATTGTGCTTTGGGAATATGTATCaatacgtcatgccaataaagcaaatgcgagagagaaaagaagagaagtcTGTAGCCTACTTTTTACAAAATTGTATTCAAAGTAAATGTACAATATTTAACAAAAATGTATTCAAACTAGGAGGTAAATATATATTGGATATCAGTCGTGTATCGTTGCCTCTACCATGCCTGCATGTCtgtacagtacactgtgtgtgtctctctcttactGGGGCCAATCCAGGACACTCGTACACCGTGAAATCCCCGTCCTCATTCTCCTCATCTGACGTGGCCCCAGAGTCAGGCACCTTTGGTTCATCCCGGTGTCTGAAGAATAAGgaaaaacacagaacagaacactgaGTCATGGAGGtatccaaacatcacaccacaacctACAATTCACCCTGATACAGACTGACAGGAAGAcaagggagaagaagagagggaagaggaggagagaggcgagACGTGGGCTGTGTCTGGAAACGCTAATAGCCTTCTTCCTCTGTCCTTTTCCCCCTCAATTCCTGGTAAAACACTTTGGAGGACCACCAAGTAGCTTTACAAAAGAGGAGACAAGGAATTGACAGCTAGGAACATTTTCAGACAGCCAGGGACAGAGGGCAGACAGGTAAGTCTGGTTACGTAGCTGACAGGACAAACAGACGGAGTGGAGCTAGCAGGCCTGGGGCATGACTCACTTCTCCAGGGAGAGCATCTGCTGTTTCTGGTGTTGGTAGTGGTACATCTGGGCATTCTGAGCCAGCCTCTTATCCCCAGGCTGCAGGCAGGGCATACGATTACATTAGAGGGCATggtggcaccctactccctacacagtacactacttttaaacAGACGATATAagaatcgggtgccatttgggagtgtTTCAATAGAACATTATTGTACAGAACATGATTGTTTCAATGTGATTAGTATTGCATTGCATTTAAAATTGAAAACACACTTTACAGTAAAACAATAAAATGaagataaaaaaacaaacagaaggCAAAAGCGATGAATAAAAATACAAACTAACATGAAAGATAACGTAGGAAAAAAACTGATAAAATAACATTTATATGATTTCTATTGTAACCATGACTTTGTATTTGTAATGCGATTGTGTTCTGTACTCACCACATTGTTGTCATAGGAATGGGGCCCCATACCCCCATAAGCAGGGTAGTCTGCCTTCTGAGCCAGGCGCACACCTCTCTGCATCCTGAGATGATACAGGGACATCAGAGTTAGCGCTATGCCATACCCAGCACATTGTACATCCTACTGTAATGATTGTGGTTCTATTTTGTAAAATGTACTTTCTTCTTTGTCAGCATTTATAACATGGAATAGATCACAGGGCTCTAGACAGACTTTTTTTTCCATTTTGACTTGTGTCCCATATTGTACCTGCATTCCATACAGAACCAGGCTAACGACTAGCCATCTATTAAATGACCATGCCCTTGTAGGGCTTGACATTCAGGTACATTTGCTAGTGGCACACTGGGCCAGTGCCACCTGAAAACTACTAGCCTGAATGAAAAGAATACTTGCCCGGCAAAGCAGATGATTTGCGCATCATTTAAATGTCATCTTTAATTTGCGGGCTGAGCAAGTAGCTTATAAATTACATACCCACAAACAAAATGACATTTTAACTTGACAATATCATATTTGCATTTATTGTTTGGAGGGAAAAATATAACCTATACACAATCTCAAAAAGGGTGTTATTTGTTAGAGATTTTGAGGGCCCTATTTAATTTTCCCAGTTTCTCCAAGTTTTTTCAGGTTTTCACTTTTGAAATATATCGATATTTGTTATACCACAAAAACTGCATATTCTAACAATGCCTAACCCACACCAGAAGAGATAGTTGTGTTTGGCTAGCAGCGTTtttgtactgtacagtacactaCATGATGTGATGGCGGAATTTGCTGAACAAATGCAGGGCAATTGATAGAAATCATTATGATATCATTCTGCCGGGTAGGCCAACTTTGCAATCAACATTTAATTGGGAAGTTTTTTGGTGAAAGCCTTTAGACAATGTTCATTCAAACAGCGCATGATCGGTGAATTGCGCATCACAAAGTCAACTAAGACTTCGGATCAAACTTTTTGaatacctggtttgcatacccattgttgcGTACCGATTGATGTTCGAATAAATCTTGAttaaaaaaaattcaaaaatGAACCAAAAACTAACGTAACCAGCTAAAGCAATTAAAAAATTGGTGTCGCACTGCCAAGTCAAAGGGTCGCAAATTCAAGGATTTCGGTCACAGTTTTGAACTCTGGATTAAAGTTTACACCAATATGAATCTAATCTCCCTGAATTTGCTTTGTAATCATTTTACAAATAGTCATGTAGCAAGTTAAACCTCGGCTGTTTATTAATGCTGAGTCAGTCGAGACTCTAAAATGGTTACATGGAGTAAATCTCTACTAGTCCGTACAACTGAAGTGCATACAAAATCAGCAACTTAAACGTACACTAAAACAAAGCAACAATGTGACTACTAAAAACACACCAAACTGTCCGTTCACAAAACAGTTAAGTCAATGTACAGTAAAGTACCACGCAACATCTAAGAAACCAAAGCCAACTGGAACAAGACACAGATGTAGGGAGGAATTTTACCTGATCCAACAGACACCAGCCAAGAGCAAGGCCACAGATCCCATGACCACAAACACACTGGTCATGACTGTAAAGAGGAAAAGAAAGGGTGTTAGGAAAAGAGGATGAAAACGGCTGGTCGAGAAAAGGGAAGACATATCTCTCGAAGAGGGTATAGATCAGAGGAGACGACAGACAGACTAAGCCACTGTCTGGGTTAGTTCACAGACTAGGATAAGTAAGTGGGACAGGAAAATTAATCTATTTACAAGGTTGTATGCATCCCAAATCGAATCCCTGGGAATATCTTGCCATTCGGGGCACTAACCTCAGTTAAGAGCCAAGAGCAGTTAAAGTCAATGTAGCATTCACAAGATAATCAGGATGTGGAGAAACTTCAGATTGGAGAACAATGCTTTCCTCTGTTCAATATTTCCAGGAGAAATGTGTCGATAATACTGGAACGTTCTGGACTCATGTATATAGAGGAAAGCATTTTGCTGTTCAAATCGAAACATTAAACAGTAATAAGGAAGGTTACATGCCAATAAACACATGATCGTTGGAGGGGTAAGGGATGATCAGGGGCCCACTACGGACTGCTGGgatgtgggtggtggtggtgagggccgTCATTGTGGGGGAGGCTGTAGTCGTGTTATACGGGGCTGTAGTGGTATTGTGTGTCGTAGGCTGCTCTGTGGTAGGCCGTTGGGTGAGGATCATGGATCGGTCATCTTCCTCCTCGGCTTTGGAAAAATcctgagagagaggagctagGAGATACAAAAATGAGAGAATTCATGGTAATTGATAGCAAGGAAAACTATACTACCAATAAAGCAAATCATATGATCAAAAGTATGGCACTGTAAAGCCAAAGGTTTTCTTCTCTCACCTGGATGTTTGACCCCTGACTCCTTCTGTTGGCTGATGATGGTGGACAGGAAGTCTATCTCCTCATCCACTTCAGGGAACGTGGTCACTTTGCCCGCTGAAAGGAGAACATGATCTTGGTCATTGGGTTTCAATGATTACTTACACAACgatgtgaggagaggagaagacagaggtagacgcagagagagagagagagagcgcaattcctcctccaccatctGGGTGATTGCAGGTATGAGTCAGAGATCTACAATCGCCAATGATGACCTTCTACTACACCTTAGTGACCATGGGGAATCAGTCATCAGATACTGATAAGACAAGCTACACTTAATCAACTGCACAAGCTATTGATTTCCACACAGAATGAAAGGCTACGAAATAATACAAAACACAGAGCCATATAGTCACACAACTGTAGAGATCAGGTATCTATTCATCCTATAATTGTATTAATAGTACTGCTG is drawn from Salvelinus fontinalis isolate EN_2023a chromosome 4, ASM2944872v1, whole genome shotgun sequence and contains these coding sequences:
- the LOC129853858 gene encoding neural proliferation differentiation and control protein 1-like; this encodes MPSPRRGVDHRPRTAATLLTQVAVFATFVAMSACMPGSSSVCPRSLDCARAGRHFCQPGSSHCGPCLNPLVENSHGRCIVKRRHAHASHFAGKVTTFPEVDEEIDFLSTIISQQKESGVKHPAPLSQDFSKAEEEDDRSMILTQRPTTEQPTTHNTTTAPYNTTTASPTMTALTTTTHIPAVRSGPLIIPYPSNDHVFIVMTSVFVVMGSVALLLAGVCWIRMQRGVRLAQKADYPAYGGMGPHSYDNNVPGDKRLAQNAQMYHYQHQKQQMLSLEKHRDEPKVPDSGATSDEENEDGDFTVYECPGLAPTGEMEVKNPLFDDSTLQRSHK